In Puntigrus tetrazona isolate hp1 chromosome 15, ASM1883169v1, whole genome shotgun sequence, the DNA window ACACCACAGCATTgccttttgattatttttgagaACCATTCTAGCTTTCTGagaattgctttattttttgtaaccATAAAGTAATGCCGCAAGAAGGTTTTTGCACAACGAGAACCTAGACGGAATAGCTGCATTTGAAGTCATATACTTCCTATATTACTGTTATACAAgagatgtgtgttttttggttgTTATCGCGTAATAAAGCTTGAAAACCCTATCAGGACACCGACATGAAACTTCAAGCTTCTTGccacataatttaaaaatgaatcataaatGGTTCATTAAACGCAATTTAATGCAGGTTTCTAGCAAGCAGTTTTGGGCCTAGACGAATGAACAATATAAAAGCATCGCAAATCGATAGCTCCGTTGATGACAATggttttaagaacaaattaggattatgttttaatgctttcagAAGATTAAGCCCTGAAGTGTACATCCAATGGAGCCtttactatcccatgaggccatgGGAGAGGATTTATGAGTGACTGTAAAGCAACCGGCAGGCCAAATGACAACGGCTCCATTTCTATGCATATTCATAAACcactttataaaacatatttaaataagttatttaaagTAAGTACTGTATGCGATTTCAGAATCCGTTCTCTCTTTTaatgagaacacacacagaacattgCTTTATATTCGAGCACAAATCTCAAAATATTGCAGTTAAGTGTTTTAGACTTGGTGGAGTTCGAGGGAGGTACAGCATATTTGACTTTTTGGGCTTTGAGGATGAATGAAATCAACCTACACGACACATGGCGACTTTAACTAGCCTGTCTCTCTTGCTCATTAATAGATGGAGTCGGCGGTTTCTCGAATTCTTCGGACGTCAGCGCCTCTGACCGGCTTCACCGCTGCCCTGGAGGACGTGACAGGAACGAACGCGACTCTCGCAGAAACCAATGCTTCCTGTGGATTTTCAAAGATCCCCTCTCACCCTGTTTTCATCTTTGCATACTCGCTAGTGTTTCTCGTCAGTCTGGTGCTCAACTGCGTCACGATGCGGGTGTATTTCTGTTCCAGTCAGCGTGTCCAGTCCAGCGTCACGGTCTACATGAAGAACCTGGCCGCATCTGACTTCTTCCTTTGCCTTTGTTTGCCTTTGCGCATTGCTAACTATGCCAACAGTTCAGATTTAACGCGCAATATTTACTGCAGCTTTGGAGCGTCAGCATTTTATCTGAACATGTACGCGAGCATCCTCTTCATGGATTTCATCGCCGCAAACAGGTATGCAACTCATGCGAGCAGCTACATAAGTTCACCTGCTTTTTTGGTTGTTATGGCATAATAAAGCTTGAAAACCAGGACACCAACATGAAACCTACTTATCGTACGGCTTCTTgccacataattaaaaaattagtCATATATGTGgttcattaaacacattaaatcgTAATTATGTCCCGGCTTAATGTAACAGATGCCTGTaatgtgtttggttgtttttgtgTCTTAGCGCAGCATCACTTTATGGTAAGGAGGTGTAACGTTTCCACCAGATGCTTGGGGTATTTGGCCAACCACAATGCCCTTGATAGCTAGctaatcagagcacaccttgctttTTTAGATTGATAAGCTTTGTAAAAACGACCCATTTCtggaaggcggggcttagaggagaaacaataatgtacagtatgtataaaaaaataataatgttttttttgcaccttgAACACAATGCATTACCCcgaatgcacaaaataatgttctttatagcaacatcatatgatcCCTTTAATCTgtatgattaatattaattctgCAGAACGTTTGGGGAATAGCAATATGGCGGCATGCGGCATGACATCAGCGGTTATTACGCTTTTTcccaggaaaaaagaaaacactgaattgaaaagaaaccagtgtattttttttttaaacctattgTAGGAGACTCCCAAAATCATATTAGGAGTCTTCAAATTTGCCTAACGGGGGCACTTTTTTATTAACGTATCATGGCAGGATACTAATGTGTCACTCTAACCTCAGGTACCTGAAAATCGTCCGGCCTTTGGAGACTCATGCTCTGCAGACGGTTCGTACCGCTCAACACATTTCTATAGGAACCTGGCTTTCCCTGTTAGCCATGTCATCTGTCTACTTGATCCTCTTTCTCCTGACCTCTTGGGGTCACGTTCACAAGCCTGAGAAAAGCGGCTGCGAGGCCTTACACAGTCCCCAGCTCAGTCTGGTCTACAAAATCACTCACAGCGTGTCTATGGTGCTCTTCACGTTCGTGCTGGTGTCTCTGATTGCTTTGTATTGGGGGACTTTGCGAAAGATCAAACAAGCTCAGTTGTCCACCCAGAGCGCATCCAGAAGCCATAAATTCAAGAAATCGAAACGTAACATGTTGGTGCTCGTGGCGGTTTTTTGCGTGTGCTTTGTGCCTTACCATTTGGTTAGGCTGCCTTACGCGTTCATCAAACCTCAGACGAAACTCTGCACGGCACAGGCCTTCTACGTCCTGAAGGAGCTCACTGTCCTGCTATCGGTGCTCAACGCTTGTCTGGATCCACTTATATACTTTATCTTCTGCAAGGCCTTCAGATCCCAGCTGGGCCTCAGGAGGATGTCGGATTCGATGAGAGACAGCGACGATAGAATCCAGCAAAGACGAATGAGCAACATGTTGAGCTACATTGAAACTAAGATAACCACGTTACGACGAGAAAGTGTCATTTAACACAGAAATCCTCTAGTAGGATGACAAACTATGCAACGCAGATGAAAGCCTGTTAAATcccattaaaatgattatggaTGCTGTTTTAGATGTACATGTATAAGCAATCGCAGATCATGTgaaactgaaaactggagtaaccatgcagaaaaatcagctttgcataaCAGGAACCATTaacgtaaaaatgtgtattttgtatatttgtataaatgtactgtatattttatatacctcttaatattactgtttacttatttaatgactgaaaaaaaacaataataataaaaagtgaaatttaaaatctaaaatgctttttagcttaaaaatatgttttattggtgtgaaaaaaatattttttgaaaaggaACTGTTAATTTTGTAAACAATAAAGCTTTGCTGGTAAATTGTGTAACTGTGGAAAAACGCTTTGAAATTACttctgttatttacatttttgcccTTTTAAATGGAAGTATTGAATTTTGagattatgaaattattttgtataCTTTATGGCATGCTGACAATATATCTGCAGGCCAAATGATTTACCCAAGCAATGCTGAGCTAAACTATAgctgcaaaacactgtaacaaaatattattcCCGGTTGGTATgcattttcttgctttttttaatgattttactgGGTTTTACAGAAATTTGATGAGTGCCTGAAAGCAGGAAGGCCGTCTAATGACACTAGCGGGGCAACTTATGTTAACACATCGAGTGGAAAGTCAAAACCAAGCTGTTCTCTTTCAAACCAGGAACTTGAGAGCGCATGCAAACGAGAGCCATAGACTAGTGGTTTGTGGTTGTCTATAGACACAGAATCAGGAAAGTTCACGTTTCCGCTACGTCAATTCACTTTACTGTAGGTGTGGTAGACGCTTTCCTCCATTGGCTGACATAAAAAGACCAAAGGCCAAGTAATAAGGAAACTGGATTCGTAATGTAGTTTGAACCAGTGAAGAAAGTCTCTGAGTAGCTCATTCGTCTGGAACGATATACAGCGTCTGATCTGATATCTGCTGGAGAAGCCGTTCTGGTCGTGTGGTAAGTTATCAAAATCTAATTCTGATACGAGACAGCATGCATGCATTTCCTCGTGTGATGTTGTGCATCTGATAATAAGTCTCTAAACTGATTCAGATGTGTATTTACTTCCTAAAGGGAAACGACAAACAGCGTGCATTATATTAATGAACAATGAAAGATAGCTGGCTtcgttaaaaagtaaaacaaaactattaaaatgaaaagaaagtaatatgttaatatatagttattactgtaaatgagtttccttttttaatgcattcagaCCACATTCTGACTCACTTCCCTAAAGCGCATATTTTTTCTCACCACCATTTGCAGAAAATGCTAATCGGCGCCTGTTTTTAGTTAAAACCGTACATAAAGTTGTCTGCCCTTCACGAGTCGAGGATTAAATGATTAGTGTTGAGCTAAAGACCTGAAATCTAGATCTAAACAGATTGCACCGAAGTTGTGGGTTACGCTTTACTTTAATAgtccacttcagacattctgctaattataataatactaactTTTCTTAACTAATTCTCATTTGTTCATAACTACAACTCTCAGAGTGGactgtttagggttagtagaataagttgacatatacttgcaaagtttctgatagtcgcCATGTTGTGGATccatcaaaatgaagtgttagaAGCTATAAAGCAGACAGtgtactaatactctaatgactgctagctgACTAGCTGCTAGCTCTTAGTTTAAGAGTTATTTACCGCCAGCagaatgtctgaagtggaccatcaaaataaaaagccacCCTACTTTGAGAAAGATATAAAGTAGTGCTTTTATATAATCATAGTAACTCTAAGAAGAAGACAAACGAAGCACTTTGACAATCATCAATGGGCTTTTCTTTGTTTGAGACATAAATGATTGGCTTTTGAGGGATTTcttgaaatttgaaaaatgcaaaGCAAATTCAAATTAACACTAGCTGATATTTATgtcaaatgaaaagcaaaaaagtaaGGCTTTATTATCACAAAACCCGCAAAAATATGCACTTTACATAATATCTGCATTTTTAGTGTGGAGGTAGATAATACACAATTTAATTTGctactgttttatttcatgctaaagCTGATGTATCTTAACAGACCTGCTTGCAACTTTGAATATTCGTAAGATTTTATAATGTGAAGACACGGCTGcagataatttatttattcattcaatctTTTCTCttaacatttaaacactgcTTTTATGAACGCTGAGAACAAGAGGGTTGCCAGTTCATAGCATTAACCGATATAACTTTAGACtgtaataaatagtaataataaaatatattacttttgattttaaaataataatattagtaataaatagtaataataaaaatgggtccacaacatcagaaactttataatttatgatttttttgattttaataatgtatttgtaattattattatactgttaGTAACATCTAAACCGGTTTCAGCATGCGCATACATTCATATAAGCAGttcatatattattgtaatgcataactaaaacacttttatatttcttcttcctctctctttccagGATTGCT includes these proteins:
- the LOC122358465 gene encoding P2Y purinoceptor 14-like; translation: MESAVSRILRTSAPLTGFTAALEDVTGTNATLAETNASCGFSKIPSHPVFIFAYSLVFLVSLVLNCVTMRVYFCSSQRVQSSVTVYMKNLAASDFFLCLCLPLRIANYANSSDLTRNIYCSFGASAFYLNMYASILFMDFIAANRYLKIVRPLETHALQTVRTAQHISIGTWLSLLAMSSVYLILFLLTSWGHVHKPEKSGCEALHSPQLSLVYKITHSVSMVLFTFVLVSLIALYWGTLRKIKQAQLSTQSASRSHKFKKSKRNMLVLVAVFCVCFVPYHLVRLPYAFIKPQTKLCTAQAFYVLKELTVLLSVLNACLDPLIYFIFCKAFRSQLGLRRMSDSMRDSDDRIQQRRMSNMLSYIETKITTLRRESVI